In Oreochromis aureus strain Israel breed Guangdong linkage group 15, ZZ_aureus, whole genome shotgun sequence, a single genomic region encodes these proteins:
- the tmem200a gene encoding transmembrane protein 200A — protein sequence MTAAAGVLTGLAKLKRQDSARSQHRPVPPTSPGLGHAAPEAAPRKRKRRTDVVVVRGRLRLYSASGFFLLLGLIILAIGIGMATLGYWPHSKVMLAGGGTGVKTEKDAANASHNGQGTPSKETESALMRFLEQHLHSERMKMLGPFTMGIGIFIFICANAILHENRDRETKIIHMRDMYSTVIDIHRLRQKEQKQHQHRNSTCAREVGDFRAFGCDTAARLASNSLLAFSSRAGSIAGGGRGSTEEEEVLLGDEEYHRRREQAKMDCNFAGLLAPLYKDRPFCGPGVGLVHSDSMRHQWSVDGDGERGGHHARSIVSSSISAFTLPVIKLNNCVIDEPEMEAITEEDRGGERREGERSQPLTSMESLVVPVASVAKASKPPGLHRSNSASSSSRCSSLSSSSLSPAPSSTSGCWLSPGAAKSDFGSNSSLHMLNSHSKSLDLERRPSMLSVNPEQRKHPSWPRLDRSNSSRSNSGSRGSTKGYKRLEDREEQGDRLLEVSQSVAARRDYSKREKLLMISRSHNNLSFEHDEFNSSTLKRGSSETRF from the exons ATGACTGCAGCGGCAGGTGTGCTAACAGGCTTGGCCAAGCTAAAGCGCCAGGACTCTGCTCGCTCTCAGCATCGGCCCGTACCACCGACATCGCCGGGCCTGGGACACGCCGCCCCCGAGGCCGCTCCTAG GAAGAGGAAGAGGCGCACCGATGTCGTAGTGGTGCGAGGTAGACTCCGTCTCTACTCAGCATCTGGGTTTTTCCTCCTCCTGGGACTAATCATCTTGGCCATAGGGATTGGCATGGCGACGCTAGGTTACTGGCCTCACAGTAAAGTCATGCTCGCTGGAGGAGGAACTGGAGTCAAGACAGAAAAGGATGCAGCCAATGCAAGCCACAATGGGCAAG GTACGCCTTCCAAGGAGACTGAGAGCGCTCTGATGCGATTCCTAGAACAGCATCTTCACTCTGAGAGGATGAAGATGCTTGGGCCCTTCACCATGGGCattgggatttttattttcatctgtgCTAATGCAATACTTCACGAAAACAGAGACAGGGAAACCAAG ATCATCCATATGAGAGACATGTACTCCACAGTCATCGATATCCACCGCCTCAGGCAGAAAGAGCAAAAGCAACACCAACACCGGAACAGCACCTGTGCGAGAGAAGTCGGAGATTTTCGAGCCTTCGGCTGCGATACTGCCGCACGGTTAGCCAGCAACTCTCTCCTAGCCTTCTCCTCTCGTGCTGGAAGCATTGCCGGAGGAGGGAGAGGTTctacagaagaggaggaggtgttGTTAGGGGATGAGGAGTATCACAGACGTAGAGAACAGGCTAAGATGGATTGTAACTTTGCAGGACTATTGGCACCCCTCTATAAGGATCGCCCATTTTGTGGCCCCGGGGTCGGGCTGGTTCATTCGGACTCCATGCGTCACCAGTGGTCAGTGGATGGAGATGGAGAGAGGGGAGGACACCATGCACGCTCTATtgtctcctcctccatctctgCATTTACGCTCCCTGTTATAAAACTCAACAACTGTGTTATTGATGAGCCGGAGATGGAGGCAATAActgaagaggacagaggaggagagagaagagaaggagagaggtcGCAGCCTCTGACCTCCATGGAGTCTCTGGTGGTTCCCGTGGCATCTGTTGCCAAGGCCTCCAAACCACCGGGCCTACACAGGAGTAACtctgcctcctcctcatccCGCTGCTCCTCCTTATCCTCGTCCTCCCTCTCCCCTGCTCCCTCCTCTACCTCAGGCTGCTGGCTTTCCCCGGGAGCAGCAAAGAGTGACTTTGGCTCCAACTCCTCTCTGCATATGCTCAACAGCCATTCCAAATCTCTGGACTTGGAGCGCAGGCCGAGCATGCTTAGCGTGAACCCGGAGCAGCGGAAGCACCCCAGCTGGCCCCGACTCGACCGCAGCAACAGCAGCCGTAGTAACAGCGGCAGTCGGGGCAGCACCAAAGGCTACAAGCGGCTGGAGGACAGAGAAGAACAAGGAGATCGGCTCTTGGAGGTGTCACAGTCTGTGGCAGCGAGGCGCGACTACAGTAAGCGCGAGAAGCTGCTAATGATATCCAGATCGCATAATAACCTGAGCTTTGAGCATGATGAGTTTAATAGCAGCACACTGAAGAGAGGCAGCTCTGAGACTCGCTTCTGA